Proteins from a genomic interval of Papaver somniferum cultivar HN1 chromosome 4, ASM357369v1, whole genome shotgun sequence:
- the LOC113274360 gene encoding B3 domain-containing transcription factor FUS3-like, with the protein MAGVSSRKKFVTMVGDNKKREEEADDHELNRSRTSHRLLTAEFRIATSFEGTNRKKRNARQRRITVNTNFCFGTAGAGGPSSSSSSGSSPILQTNSEAQTIPSLTRSIQPSSEVEVRRLRFLLQKELRHSDVSSLGRIVLPKKAAETYLPKLNIKDGIFLSMDDINGLQVWNFKYRFWPNNNSRMYILENTGEFVRFHDLRIGDYMMLYIDDQSQKFIIRGRKASDHDIYSDYRRNGFDSSNFQFSLDSEVNKSNYFYVNCPTIDEMGMSYFFNDTIPDHFPLEVPGATLPNFQSLEPVTGFGSVDNLSLDDFP; encoded by the exons ATGGCAGGTGTTTCATCAAGAAAGAAGTTTGTCACAATGGTAGGAGACAacaagaagagagaagaagaagcagaTGATCATGAGTTGAATCGGTCCAGAACGAGTCATAGACTTCTCACTGCTGAGTTTCGTATTGCAACGAGTTTCGAAGGAACTAATCGAAAGAAACGTAATGCTAGACAAAGAAGAATAACTGTTAATACTAACTTCTGTTTTGGCACTGCTGGTGCTGGTGgcccttcttcatcatcttcttccggtTCTTCTCCTATTTTGCAAACCAACTCTGAAGCTCAAACGATTCCTTCTTTGACGCGGTCGATTCAACCTTCCTCT GAGGTGGAAGTAAGGAGGTTGAGATTTCTTCTCCAGAAGGAACTTAGGCATAGTGACGTGAGTTCACTTGGGAGAATAGTACTTCCAAAG AAAGCAGCGGAAACATACCTCCCTAAGCTTAATATCAAGGACGGGATATTTCTAAGCATGGATGACATTAATGGTCTGCAAGTGTGGAACTTTAAGTACAG ATTTTGGCCTAACAACAACAGCCGCATGTATATTCTTGAAAATACCG GAGAGTTCGTGAGATTTCATGACTTACGAATTGGAGATTATATGATGTTGTACATAGATGATCAAAGCCAAAAATTT ATCATTCGTGGTAGAAAGGCTTCGGATCATGATATATACTCTGACTATAGAAGGAATGGCTTTGACAGTAGTAACTTTCAGTTTTCTCTGgattcggaagtaaataaatcAAACTACTTTTATGTAAATTGCCCAACAATAGATGAGATGGGTATGTCGTACTTCTTCAACGACACAATTCCAGATCATTTTCCTCTGGAAGTTCCAGGTGCAACATTGCCAAATTTTCAAAGCCTTGAACCAGTTACAGGTTTTGGATCTGTGGATAACCTGTCTCTTGATGACTTCCCTTGA